In a genomic window of Zonotrichia albicollis isolate bZonAlb1 chromosome 7, bZonAlb1.hap1, whole genome shotgun sequence:
- the KAZALD1 gene encoding kazal-type serine protease inhibitor domain-containing protein 1, translated as MSEAKPLSISCLVLSLLSLPWALLQLGQAFPSTSDYLQRGWQRLLEEGEGCAECQPEECPTPRGCLAGTVRDACDCCWECANLEGQICDLDNTNHFYGKCGEHLECRLDAGDLRHGEVPEPQCACLSHLALCGSDGKTYAQICRFLEAARAHPDANLTVAHEGPCESEPQITSPPYDTWNITGQDVIFGCEVFAYPMASIEWRKDGMEMLLPGDDPHISVQFRGGPQKYEVTGWLQIQGVRVTDEGTYRCFARNRLGEVVALASLTVFTPDQLNLTDFSLLKPRTTPEDYRESEEDYY; from the exons ATGTCCGAAGCCAAGCCCCTCAGCATCTCTTGCCTCGTGCTCTCcttgctctccctgccctgggctttgctccagctgggccaggctttTCCCAGCACCTCTGACTACCTGCAGCGGGGCTGGCAGCGGCTGCTGGAGGAAGGGGAGGGCTGCGCCGAGTGCCAGCCAGAGGAGTGCCCGACGCCGCGCGGATGCCTGGCAGGCACGGTGCGGGACGCCTGCGACTGCTGCTGGGAATGTGCCAACCTGGAGGGACAGATCTGTGACCTGGACAACACCAACCACTTCTACGGCAAGTGTGGGGAGCACCTGGAGTGCCGGCTGGATGCTGGGGACCTGCGGCACGGGGAGGTGCCTGAGCCCCAGTGCGCctgcctgtcccacctggccctCTGCGGCTCTGACGGCAAAACCTACGCCCAGATCTGCCGGTTCCTGGAGGCTGCCCGTGCCCACCCTGATGCCAACCTCACCGTGGCCCATGAAGGTCCCTGCGAGTCAG AGCCTCAGATCACCTCTCCTCCCTATGACACATGGAACATCACCGGGCAGGATGTCATCTTCGGCTGCGAGGTCTTCGCCTACCCCATGGCATCCATTGAGTGGAGGAAGGATGGAATGGAgatgctgctgcctggagaTGACCCCCACATCTCTGTCCAG TTCAGAGGCGGCCCCCAGAAATACGAGGTGACAGGCTGGCTCCAGATCCAGGGCGTGCGGGTGACGGACGAGGGCACGTACCGCTGCTTCGCCAGGAACAGGCTCGGGGAGGTGGTGGCACTGGCCAGCCTGACCGTCTTCACTCCGG ACCAACTCAATCTGACAGACTTCTCCCTGCTGAAGCCCCGCACAACACCTGAGGACTACAGGGAGAGTGAGGAGGACTACTACTAG